Proteins from a genomic interval of Zingiber officinale cultivar Zhangliang chromosome 2A, Zo_v1.1, whole genome shotgun sequence:
- the LOC122040686 gene encoding U-box domain-containing protein 3-like, producing the protein MDGEIIGGLINSISRFIHLVACQTTNNASLKDFRKIVVILKLLKPLLDEALDSELDLDVCLTKEFEEFDVAVNEARELIEKGPQKMSKIYRVLQSESLLLKIQKSALDICHFLSALLQSSSSSASIQELQYTYQEPVSELIDHALKDLKENTIPSLDDVIKIMDILNLASNQELLVESIALEKERAKAELKSKTEIADHINWISVLITHIRYCVEKLEQFGFVNGLPVPAHFRCPLSLQLMVDPVILASGQTYERSFIQKWLDNGLKVCPKTHQTLAHTNLIPNYTVKALIANWREENNIKLGNSPQSDHVTCSCLSNAEDFQNGVGIIHSLDRHSASRSSLQCHGQTTQQKNKASSGHEQKDSYPNSHHVLPDKAGIQGDTFVEKNSYHSHTESVSSVISSVEIMSKFEEKTSLLEDVKYPSHVSLNKDSNSSPWLCSKQLFYKNDRESDAKCQLLLQNSKLDGLTTSSRVQALIGGLKSEDSDLQIAAASEIRLLTKNNMENRLLIGECGAIPPLISLLYSKVKVQENAVTALLNLSINDKNKVYIEEAGAIEPLIHVLECGTAEAKENAAATLFSLSVLEEYRAKIGRSGAVKALVYLLDSGSLRGKKDATTALFNLSIFHENKARVVQAGAVKHLVKMMDPSSGMVDKSVALLANLSTIPEGCLAISQGGGIPLLVEIVETGSQRGKENAASTLLQLCLNSQKLCSLVLQEGAVPPLIALSQFGTPRAKEKAQQILSHFRSQREGAVRKKKS; encoded by the exons ATGGATGGTGAGATTATTGGGGGACTTATAAACagcatttctagatttattcATCTGGTAGCTTGCCAGACAACAAACAATGCTTCTCTAAAAGACTTCAGAAAAATAGTTGTCATATTGAAGCTCTTGAAGCCTCTTCTAGATGAAGCACTTGATTCAGAGTTGGATTTGGATGTGTGCCTTACGAAAGAATTTGAAGAGTTTGATGTCGCTGTAAATGAAGCTAGAGAACTAATTGAGAAGGGACCTCAGAAAATGAGTAAGATATACAGA GTTTTGCAAAGTGAGTCTCTGTTGTTGAAGATCCAAAAGTCAGCATTAGATATATGCCATTTCTTGAGTGCCTTGCTGCAGTCATCTTCCAGCTCAGCTAGCATCCAG GAGCTTCAATACACATATCAAGAGCCAGTATCAGAACTCATTGATCATGCTCTCAAAGATCTGAAGGAAAACACTATACCTAGCCTTGATGATGTCATAAAGATCATGGACATTCTTAATTTAGCATCGAATCAGGAACTTCTGGTTGAAAGTATAGCTCTTGAAAAAGAAAGGGCAAAGGCGGAACttaaatcaaaaactgaaattgcGGATCATATAAATTGGATTTCTGTGCTAATTACTCATATTCGCTACTGTGTGGAGAAACTTGAACAGTTTGGGTTTGTCAATGGGCTTCCTGTACCAGCACATTTCCGCTGCCCTCTATCTCTACAACTCATGGTCGATCCTGTAATTTTGGCCTCAGGGCAAACATATGAAAGATCTTTTATTCAGAAATGGCTGGACAATGGCCTCAAAGTTTGTCCCAAGACACATCAAACTCTTGCTCACACAAATCTCATTCCCAATTACACAGTCAAGGCACTGATTGCAAACTGGCGCGAGGAAAACAACATAAAGCTGGGTAATTCTCCTCAGTCTGACCATGTAACATGTTCCTGTTTGTCAAATGCAGAAGATTTCCAAAATGGGGTCGGTATTATTCATTCACTAGATAGACATTCAGCCTCCAGATCTTCTCTTCAGTGTCACGGTCAGACCACCCAACAGAAAAATAAGGCGTCATCTGGTCATGAGCAAAAAGATTCTTATCCTAACAGTCACCATGTTTTGCCAGATAAAGCTGGTATACAAGGCGATACTTTTGTTGAAAAAAATAGTTATCATAGCCACACTGAATCTGTTTCAAGTGTCATTTCTAGCGTTGAAATCATGAGTAAGTTCGAGGAGAAAACTAGTTTATTAGAAGATGTTAAATATCCATCACATGTATCCTTGAATAAGGATTCAAATTCTTCCCCATGGCTTTGCTCAAAGCAGCTTTTCTATAAAAATGATCGTGAGAGTGATGCCAAATGTCAACTGTTGCTTCAAAACTCAAAGTTGGATGGCCTCACCACCTCTTCACGTGTTCAAGCTCTTATTGGTGGTCTAAAGAGTGAAGATTCTGATTTGCAAATTGCGGCAGCATCAGAGATTAGACTTCTTACAAAGAACAATATGGAAAATCGTCTTCTAATCGGCGAGTGTGGGGCCATCCCTCCTTTAATCTCCTTGTTGTACTCGAAAGTCAAGGTTCAGGAAAATGCTGTCACTGCTCTATTGAACTTGTCAATTAACGATAAAAACAAAGTTTATATAGAAGAAGCAGGAGCAATTGAGCCACTTATACATGTTCTAGAGTGTGGCACTGCGGAGGCCAAGGAGAATGCAGCGGCAACATTGTTTAGCCTCTCTGTCTTGGAAGAATATAGAGCGAAAATTGGACGTTCAGGTGCAGTCAAGGCATTAGTTTATCTCTTAGATTCTGGCAGCCTTAGGGGAAAGAAAGATGCTACCACTGCTTTGTTTAACCTTTCAATCTTCCATGAGAACAAGGCCAGGGTAGTACAAGCTGGTGCAGTGAAACACCTTGTCAAGATGATGGACCCAAGCTCCGGAATGGTAGATAAATCTGTGGCTTTATTGGCAAATTTGTCAACAATTCCTGAAGGGTGCTTAGCTATTTCCCAAGGTGGTGGCATACCGCTGCTCGTTGAGATTGTCGAGACAGGCTCTCAGAGGGGAAAGGAAAATGCAGCTTCCACTTTACTCCAACTTTGTTTAAATAGTCAGAAACTTTGCAGTCTAGTATTGCAGGAAGGAGCAGTGCCACCTCTTATCGCGCTTTCTCAATTCGGGACTCCCAGAGCTAAGGAAAAG GCTCAACAGATCCTGAGCCACTTCCGCAGTCAACGCGAGGGGGCTGTACGAAAGAAAAAGTCATGA